The bacterium nucleotide sequence GGTTCTGCTGAATTTGCTTGAGCAGGAGAAACCGGACCTCGTCGCGGTGGTCTTTGATTCGCCTGAGCCCACCTTCCGCCACGAGATGTATGCCGAATACAAGGCACAGCGCCAGCACATGCCCGAGGACATGGCCGACCAGCTTCCCCGTCTCGAGGAGCTCCTCGAGGCACTTGATATCCCGCTCATCCGCAAACCAGGATTTGAGGCTGATGACATTATGGGCACCCTGGCGCGGCGAGCCGCGACGCAGGGACTGGAAACGGTGCTGGTGACGGGCGACAAGGATCTCATGCAGCTGGTCGACGACCATACTCTGGTCTATTATCCCCACCGGGCCGGGGAAAAAATCGAGTGGCTCGATTCCGCGGCTGTCACCGAAAAAATGGGCGTTCCGCCGAGCCAGATCATCGATTATCTCGCGCTCTGCGGCGATGCCTCCGACAATATCCCCGGGGTGCCAGGCATCGGTCCGGTCGGCGCCCTGGCCTTGCTCAAGCAATACGGCTCGCTCGGGGCGCTCCTCAACCAGGCCGAGCAGATCGAGGCCAAAAAGCATCGCGTGCTATTGCAGGAACATGCCGATCTGGCACGGCTATCGCAAACGCTCGCCACCATCCACTGCGACGTACCCCTGGATATCACGGTCGAATCTCTGGCGGCGCGGCCGGTTCCCGCGGAGAAAGCAGCGGCCTTCTTCCGCAAGATGGATCTGCCCTCCCTGGCCGACAAGTTCAGCAGCCGTGCCGCTGCTGATCATCATTATCATCTGGTGATGGACCGGGCCGGCATGGAAGCGCTCGCGGAGAGATTGCAGCAGAGCGGCGCCTTTGCCTTCGATACCGAAACGACCTCCATCGATCCGATGCGTGCCGATCTGGTGGGGCTCTCTTTCTCCTGCGCTGAGGGGGAGGCCTGGTATGTTCCGGTCAAGGGGCCGGAGGATCTGGCCGCCGCGCATCGCCCCCTGGCGCTGCAGGAGGTTTTGGCCATTTTGCGCCCTGTCTTGACCAATCCGGATCTTCGCAAAAGCGGGCACAACGCCAAATACGATCTCATCGTCCTCGCCCGCAACGGCATCGAGGTGGCCGGACTGGCCTGCGATACCATGGTGGCCGACTATTTGATCAATCCATCTGGATTTCAGCATAATCTCGATTCGGCCAGTCTCGAGCATCTTGGCCTGAAAAAGATCCCGACCACCCAGCTTTTGGGCACCGGCAAGAACCAGCGCACCATGGACCAGGTGCCGATCGAGCAAGTGGCAGAGTACGCCTGCGAGGATGCCGATTATACCTGGCGGCTGGAACAGGTGATGATGCCCAAGATAGAGGCCCTCGGGCTGAGGCCGCTCTTCGACGATGTGGAGGTGCCGCTGATCCATGTCCTCGTGGTAATGGAGCGCAACGGCGTCGCACTCGACGAGCAGCATCTGGCAGCCATGTCGAAAGAGCTCGAACAGGAGCTGGGGGTGATCGAAAACTCGATCTACGAACTGGCAGGGCACGCCTTCAACATCAACTCGCCGAAGCAGTTGGGTGAGATTCTTTTCAATGAACTCAAACTCCCATCGGCGCGCAAGACCAAAACCGGCTTTTCGACCGATGTCGGGGTGCTCGAGGAACTCGCCGGCAAGCATCCCTTGCCGCAGCGCATCCTCGATTACCGTCAGCTGGCCAAGCTCAAATCGACCTATGTCGATGCCCTGCCGCGGCTGATCAATCCCGCCACGGGGCGGGTCCACACCTCCTACAACCAGACGGTGGCCGCCACGGGCCGTCTCTCATCGACCGAGCCCAATCTTCAGAATATCCCGATCCGCACCGAGGTAGGCCGGCGGATCCGCCGCGCCTTCATCCCCGGAGACCGGGAACATCTCATCCTCGATGCCGATTATTCCCAAATCGAACTGCGTATCATGGCCCATCTTTCGGGCGACAAGACCTTGCGCGACTCTTTCCTGGCTGATGAGGATGTCCATGCTCGCACCGCTTCGCTGGTTTTCAAGGTGGCCCAGGACGAGGTCACGCCGGAGCAACGCCGCCGCGCCAAAGAGGTCAACTTCGGCATCATGTATGGCATGGGGGCCTATGGTCTGGCGCAGCGGCTCGGACTGGCCAACGACGAAGCGGAGCAGTTTATCCTCGCCTATTTCGCAAGCTATCCGGGGGTGCAGGAATACATGCTACGCACGGTGCGAGAGGCGCGGCAGAACGGCTATGTCACCACCCTGCTTGGGCGGCGGCGGATGGTGCCCGATATCGCCAGCGACAACCGTCGCATCCGCGAGTTCGCCGAACGCACCGCGATCAATACCCCCATTCAGGGCAGCGCCGCGGACCTGATCAAGGTGGCGATGATTCGTATTCAGAACCGTCTCGAGCAGGAGAAATGCGCCGCCCGGATGATCATGCAGGTCCATGACGAGCTGGTTTTCGAGGTACCGCGCGACGAAATCGAGGCGGTGCGCGCGCTCGTACGCGCCGAGATGGAGGGCGCCATTAAACTGGAGGTGCCGGTCAAAGTCGAAACCGGGGTCGGCAACAACTGGCTGGAGGCGCATTAAAGCGCTCCGCCCAGGCGACGGGGTACCGGGCGGCGGGCTTGCGGTGATGGGCGGTGAACGGGGTGGGCCACGCGAAGTTAACAGAACTGTTCCGTACCATGGAAGCGCGCATGGGAATCAAACGAAGAGTCGCCCGATTATACTTCACTCTCAAGCAGCTGGGACCGCGCTGGCTGCCGGGGCGGTGTGTCCGGATCACAATCACCAGCGACCCGGTATTCCTACGGATTCTGCGGGCTGCGATCGATGAAATTGCGGTTCTGGCCGGATTCACGCGCAAAGAGGGGGCCAAAATCATCCTGGCGGTCGATGAGGCCTGCTCCAATGTCATCCGCCATGCCTATCATAACATCGGCGGCCAGCCGATCTATGTCACCTGCCGCATCACCCCGATCAAGCTCGAGATCGTCATCATCGATCTCGGCGAACCGGCGGATATCAAGAGCATCAAGCCGCGGCCTCTTGACGAGCTGCGGCCGGGCGGGTTGGGCGTACACATCATCCGCACGGTCATGGATGAGGTGCATTACGAGAATCTGTCCAGAATCGGCAATCGCCTGATTATGGCGAAATTTCTTCCCAGGGAGGAGCGGGCATCATGAGTCTGCATCTGGATACCGAGCAGATGGGGAATGTCGCGGTCATGAACATTTGCGGCGATGTCGACCTCTACTCTTCCCCCCAACTGCGCAAGGAAATCCTCAAACTGGTGTCGGCGCGTGACGTCCGGCTGGTAGTTAATCTGGACCGGGTCAGCTATATGGACAGCTCGGGGCTGGCCACCCTGATCGAAGGGCTGCAGCATCTCAACCGCAATAACGGGAGGATGGCGGTAACCGGGCTGAGGGATGCGGTCAAGGAGGTCTTTGAGCTCACCCGCCTCGACACCGTCTTCACCATCTATCCCGATCCCCCCACTGCAATGAAATGGATCACCTCGTGAAGTCCACCGGGTTCCCGGGCCAGCGGCTGGCCCACTTCTTCGTCCACCTGGCGCGTTTCGGGCGCTTCACCGCGTCTACCTTCGGCTTCTTCTTCACCGCCGCCTTCCGTGGCCGCCGCATCCGTTGGGGTTCCGCAATGACCCAGATGGTGCGTATGGGGGTTGATTCCCTGCCCATCGTCGGCACGATCGCTTTCTTTGTCGGATTGATCATCGCCATGCAATCGGCCCACCAGCTCGAACAGTTCGGCGCTGCCATTTATGTGGCGGATCTGGTCGGGGTCTCGATTACCCGCGAGCTGGGGCCCCTGATCACCGCCATCCTCGTGGCCGGCCGCTGCGGCTCGGCGATCACCGCCGAGATTGGCAGCATGAAAGTCGCCGAGGAACTCGATGCCCTCGCCGTCATGGCCCTGAATCCAGTCGGATTCCTCGTCGTCCCCCGCACCCTCGCCCTGATGATCACACTGCCCTGTCTGACGGTCATCGCCGATCTGCTCGGCATCTTCGGCGGCCTGGTGCTGGCGGTCACCACCCTCGACATCCCTTTCATCGCGTACTATAACGAGACCATCCGTGCCGTAGTGCTCGCCGATTTCCTCACCGGCCTCTTCAAGAGCCTGATCTTCGGCCTGATTATCGTTCTGATCGGGGCCTATCAGGGCTTTAATGTGTCCGGCGGAGCGGAGGGGGTCGGCAAGGCGACCACGGCTTCGGTGGTCAGCTCGATCTTCCTCATCATCCTCGCGGATCTCCTGTTCACGGCCCTCTTTTATTCCACTTTCTGATCGGCTGCTACTATTTCGATAACAGCCGGGACCTTGAAGAAGCGGACCATCCGCTCATCGAAGAAGCGGGCTTGGCGGCCGTCGATCAGGACACGGGCCGGCTTTTGGCCGAGCGGATGCGCGACCTCGATACCCCCTTCAGGAACCCGGATTCCTCCCCCCACCACAATGTGATAGCCTTTGCCCTGTTTCCGGTACTCGTACCGCACCGGTCCATAATAGCTGGGCATATTCTCGACGCGCACGCCGCCTTCCCCCGCTATCCATTCCCGACTCAGACCAGCGCCGATGATCAGGCAGTTGCGGTCCTCGTCCTCATAGAGGAACATGGTCCGCACCGAGTTGATGAAATCAGATCCAACCCAGGTATGGGGCATGTCGCCGATGAATCGCGGGGTTTTAGGGTCGGGGAAGACGATCTCCGCCCAATGGCGCCAGCCGGGCGGCCGCCGGTCCTGCAGAAAAAAGTCGAGGAGTGCCCGGGCGCGGTCGGGCTGGCCGAGCCGGACAAAGGCGCCAATCAGCCGCACCTCATAGGGGGTGTAATCGCGCCATAACAGCAGGCCATCGCGGCGGCTGGTGAAAAAGCTGAAATAGCGATCGAAGGTATTCTGCAACGGCGACTTGGGCAAAAGGCCGCCGAGGTTGCAAGGGTAAAGGGCGATCGCCGTAGAGGTCGCATCGAAATCGCCCAACTCAACGCACCCGGGCAGATAGTCGATCTTTTTGTAACGGATCGCCCGTGCCAGCGATGCCAGGAGATTCTCGCGGAAGCGGTCGCGCGAGCGGCGCAGCCAGGCTGCGTCCTCTTTTTCACCCAGCAGCGCGGCGATCTCAAGGGCATCGGTGTAGCCGCGCAAGGCTAAGAAATTGTCCCAATAAGAGTGCATCGGCTTGGCGGAATAGCCTTCATGGGAGATCGATTCGGGGACGAGGCCGTAAAAGGCATCACTCGAATCGTCGCCCGCCGGTTGGTAGGGTGGGGTCCGGCGCCTCGCGGTGAGGGTGTCGAGCCAGGCGGCCGCGGCGCGGATGCGGGGGTAATGGGTGCGCAGAAAAGCGCTGTCGCCGCTAAAGAGGTAGTATTGGTGCATGGCGAAGAGATACTCGCCGTTGCTGTCATTTTCGGGGACGGGATCGGAGCCGCGGCGGTCCACCACGCAGGGCACCTTGCCATTGGGATAGAGATAGCCGGAATACCAATCCAGGTAATCCCTGACCTCCTGACGGATATTGAAACGGAGCAGGGCTGCGGAGGTGAGTGCGCCGTCGCGGATCCACGATCGCTCGTAGGAGCGCGATCCCGGCTGGATGCCGGGGCCGTCGCGGTTGATGAGGATGTAGGCGAGGTTGGCATAGACGGTTTCCATCAGCTCCCGGGCTGCGGGTGGCAGGGTGATCCCCACGCTGTGGACCTTTCCGCGCCAGAAGGCGGCTGTGGCCGTGCGGACCGCCTGCAGGGACTCGGTCGTCATCGTGTCAGGCAGCGCCTCGAAAGGAAGGGAGGTGGCCGCGAAGGGGACGACCACCTCAACCTGCCGTTCCTCTCCGGGCTGGAGCTCCCAGGCGTAGCGGGCTGCCGCCGAAGCCAGCCCCCGGGTGTCGTCGACTGCAGTGGAATCGGGCAGGCGGCCGTTGCAGATGAATCCGGTGATATCGCCGGCGGCGAAGGCAGCCGCGCCGAAGGCTAGGGGCCGGGTGATGAAAAAGAGGCTTTTTTCACGATTCACCAGGGCGTGCCCGTCGGCAAATTCGATGCGTTTGACCGAGGCGGTCCCGCCGGGCCAGTTGAGGAACTGCCAGGGCGGATTAACCTGGAAAGGCCGCAGGGCGAGATAGAGGGCCACCCTGTGGGGGGATGGCGCACGATTGGCAACGCGGTAGGTCAGGTAGAGGCGGTCCTGGCCGCTGGAGAAGAGGGAGTCGCGCTCTGGGCCATCGGCGAAGGCCCGGACGGAGAGCCGCACCGGGAGGTTCATCCAGGTCACTTCGGGCATGGGTAGATAGCCCTCCTCCAACGTAGCGCGGCTTGCTGCTTCATGCCAGGTATAGAGCGAATCCTCTACCACGAGGAAGGGCTCGAGCGAAAAATGGCTTTTGTCGACCTCCACCATGCCATCTGTGTTGATGAGGGCTTCCTGGTGGGCGTTGTTGACCCCAACGACTGTCCAGAAGGTTTGTTCGCCGAGGAAGTAGCGGGGGTAGAGCCCGGGGCGTGCCTGCCGGGCGGCGGCGCTGTAGAAGGCTTCGGGGGTTTCGAAGAAGCCGATATCGCGATTGCGGGCAGCCGTGGCGATCTCCTCCGGGGTTGGCGGTTTATCCGGGGGCAAGGCTTCGAGATAGAGCGCATCGATCCAGATGCTCCCCTTGCCGCCGCTGGAGGAGGAGATCATGAATTCGATTTTATCCATGACGCGCAGGGTCTGGTCCGCGGCCGGACCCCAGGCGAAGCTGATCTGGCTTTTTTTAATGGTTACCGGAGTCCATTCCTGCGGCCAGGGAACATTCCGTTTGATGTTCCACCAAACATTGTCGCCGCTTTGGTCGACGAGTTTGAACTCGAGGTTATTGGCGGAGCCGGTCCCGCGGATCCGGAAGGTGAACCGGAAATTGTCCGGCAGCGTCGCGGGGATCTTTTTCTGGATTCCGCAGTATCCCGCGCCGGCGACGAACTCGAAATCGAGGCGAAGTGCCTGGCCGGAGGTACCGGCGGCCGGGCTGACCTGCAGCCTGGTGCCATCCGAGGTGATGACCTTCCACTCCTGCGGTTTTGCTAAATCGTCGAGGGGTGCCGAATCGAGCCAGCCGCCGGCGAAGCCGGCGCGGCGCAGGCCGCAGCGGATATGGGGATTGCGGGAGAGAATCTTCCAGATCAATCCGGTGCGGTAATTCTCGATCATCGCCAACATGGGACCCTGGTCGATCCCGAGGTAGTCGGGATTGAACCAGCCGGAGGCATTCCTGGCGCCTTCGCGGTAGGTGGGATTGAAGGCATCGAGAAAACCGTATCGGCTCCACAGTCGGGCGCCGTACCGACGCCGCATCTCCTTGAGGGCGGGGAGGGCGACCTCGGGGGCAAAGGGCATGGAGGCGCCGGCGGCGTAAGGGGCGATCGTGCCGTCGTCGTTGATCCAGTCGAAGGAGACGCCGCGGGCGGCGTAGGTGAAAAATTTGCGCCGGACGCCATCAATCAGCAGCTCCCGGTCGGCCGGGCCGTCGCAGGCGGTGAATCCCCATATGTTGGCGCCGTAATCGCGGAAGTTGCCGGGATTGGCGATGGCATAACTTCGCTGCGAGAGCGTCGCACGCCGCGAGTTCTCGAAATAGTCGATGCCCCGGCTGCGCATATAGGCATCCTGGATGGAGCGAAAATCGATCCAGATATGCGAAAACTGGTGCCCGAAGAGGGGGCCAAAACTGATGAATGCCTGGCCGTAGAAATCGGCCCAGAGGTAGGTGGAACACCAGGCCTCCCAGACACCATCCGGCAGGGGGTGCGTGGGAGAACCGAGGCCGAGGATATAGAGCATCATCGCTTCCATGTAGCCGGTCCAGGTGGTGGAATTGAAACCCGTTTCCGGGTGCCAGCCCATCGGCATGGTCTGGCGGCCGTTCATGAACCAGCTCCAGTCTGCAGCGAAGTAGAGCGAATCGGCCAGGGCGCGGATTTCGTGTTCGCCTGGGGAGTCGCGATCAAAATAGCCCTGACAGAAGAGGGCTCCCATGATCAACAGTGCGGTGTCCATGTTGGAGAGTTCGCACTGCCATTCGCGTTCGCCGCTCGGAATTCGGAGGAAATGGTAATAGAATCCCTTGTAACAGGTGGTGGTTTCGGCGCGGGGATGCCGGGCGAGCTGGCGGAAAAAGCGCAGGGCGTTCAGGGTTCGCTGCGCTGCCTCGCTGCGGGTCAGCATGCCGTGTTCGACGGCGATGGGGAAGGTGGTGAGGGCATATCCGGTGGCCGCGATGCTGCAGGGGCTTTTGGAGGGATAGCGGTCGGGAGCCAGCCCGCTCTCGCGCGGCGTGGTGTCAAGGAAATAGCGGATGATCCGCCGCTGCAATTCGGTGAGGAAGGGATCCTGCGCGCCGGCCCGCGCTGTGGTCTCTTGCGCGGCAGCCGCCGCACCCAGAATTGCGAGAATGAACAGGATGACGTTTCGCATGCCAGACCTCAAAGAAGAAAAGAAGGATTTGATGGACGGCGGCCAGCCGCTCCAGCGCATCAGGGTGCTTTTTTTGATTGACTATTTCCTCCTGATATGCTACTTTAGCTGAATATAATACATATCAGGCCCACTATCACTCATTTTTCACGGGAAATGAAAGCCCTGTTTTATTTCCCCCGCACGCCTTTCACCAGCAGAGGAGACTCTCATGTCCGATCCGAAGAAATTCAAGCCATTCGTCCCGCCTGAAGCCAAGATGTCGGAATTCACCCTCCGCTCGCTGATCATCGGTCTCATCATGTGCGTCGTCCTGGGAGCGGCCAACGCCTATCTCGGTTTGAAGGCGGGCATGACCATCGCCGCGACCTATCCCGCCGCTGTGATCGGGATGGCCGTGCTGCGTCTTTTCCGCCAACGGGGTACGATGCTCGAGCAGAACTTTGCCAGAACGGTCGGCTCGATTGGTGAATCGGTGGCTGCTGGCGCCATCTTCACGCTGCCCGCTTTTTATATTGCCGGTCTTTGGCGTCCCTTCTTCTCCACCGCCAACTATCTGACTGCGACGGTTATCCTCATTATCGGCGGCATCCTGGGCATCATGTTCGTCGCGTTACTGCGCCGGGTAATGGTCGAGGACGAAAGCCTGCCCTATCCGGAATCGGTCGCCGCGGCGGAAATCCACAAGGCCGGCAGTGCTTCGGGAACCGGCTCCAAATTCCTCTTCAGCGCCATGCTGGGTGGAGCGCTGGTCAAGATGCTGGCCGAATTCAAGCTGTTCGCCGAGACCTGGGAGCATTTTGTCGCCTTCGCGCGCAAGACCATCACCGGCACGGCGATCCCCGGCGAAGGGGGACTCTTGCTCAGTTCGCCTGGCATCAGTCCTGCCTACATGGGGGTTGGTTATATCATTGGGCCCAAGCTCGGCGCCCTGAACTTTTCCGGCGGCCTCATCGCGTGGGGTCTGCTGACGCCGATCATCCTCTATTTCCTCACCCCTTCCTTCACGCCTGAATTCATCACGAGCTGGGCGACCTATCTGATGGGCCTCGATTCCACGCTGACGGGCCCGGCCGCGACGGCCAAGGTGAGCGATCCGGTTTTTCAGATGTATGCTGTGTGGCGATATATTGTCAAGCCGATCGCCATCGGCGGCATGCTGATGGCCGCCTGCTTCACCCTTTTTAAAATGCGCAAGAGCCTGGGGGCCGGCATCAGTCGTTCGATCAGCGACGTCAAGAAAGCTGCCTCGGGGAGCGCGGTCGAGTATGTGCGTACCGAGAAGGATCTCAAGTTCTCCTGGATCGTCATCGGGATCCTCGGCGCTGCCGTGGTCACCTTTCTGGTCACCAAGTTCATCTTCGGCACCAGTCTCCTGGTCGCCTTGGTGGCGGCCACGGTCTTGATCGTCCTGGCTTTCTTTTTCGCCGCCATCTCGGGTTACCTGGTTGGCATCATGGGGTCGAGCAACAATCCCATCAGCGGTCTGACCCTGACCGCCCTGGTGGTGACCGCCCTGATTCTGGTGGCGATCGGCGTTGGCAAGAGCAATGCCGGCGTGGCTGCTGTTCTGGGTGTCGCAGCCATTGTCTGCGTCGGGGCTGCGGTTGCCGGAGAAATGCTCCAGGACCTCAAGGCCGGGCATATCCTCGGCGGTACACCCTGGAAGATGCAAATTGGCAATCTCATCGGTGTTGCCGTGGCCGGTCTGGTGATGTTCGGCGTATTGCATTTCCTCAACCAGGCCGATATCGCTCAGGGCATCAAGGAAGGGTATGATGGCGGCTTCGGCAGCCCGAAACTCTCCGCGCCCCAGGCCGGTCTGATGGCCATGCTCGCCAAGGGGATCGTCGGCGGGCAGATGTCCTGGCCGCTGATCGTCTGCGGTATGCTGATGGGCTTGGCCTTCATCCTGATGCAGGTGCGCAGCCCGATGCTGGTCGCGGTTGGCATGTATCTGCCCCTCGAGACCACCTTCGCCATCTTCGTCGGCGGCGTGGTCAAGGGAATCGTCGATATGGTCTCGGAACGGCGTAAGTTCAATGCGGCACAGAAGGCCCGGGTCGAGAATGTCGGTATCCTGCTCGCGGCCGGATTTATCGCCGGCGAGGCGCTCACCGGTCTGGCGTTCGCACCCTTCAAGATCGCCCAGGTCAACCTGTGGCGGATCTTTGACAAGGCGCCGATTTCGATCGGCCTGGTGGTGCTGCTGCTGATTTCGCTGATCCTGATTATGGTGCCGGTCCGCAACGCCGGCAGACCGGACGAGCCCGCGCCTCCGTCCGCAGCCATGTAACCGTGGCCGGCAAGGCGGATCCATCCGCCGGCAGCGGCATAAAAAAGAAAGACGGAAGCACACAGCTTCCGTCTTTTTTTATTCAGGCGCTGAGCGTCTCTCCCGGCCGGCTTCGACCTATTTGATGATCTGCAGCTTGCGCGTTATCGCGCTTCCGTCAAAGACCAGACGGTAAAAATAGATGCCGCTGGCCAGACGGTCGGCGGTGAGGATGATATGGTGCACCCCGGCGGCCTCGGTGCTGTCGACGAGCCGGTGCACCATCCGGCCCTGCACGTCATAGAGCATCAGAGAAACCCGGCCCGTCCGGGGCAACGTATAGGTCATCATCGTTGCATTGTTGAAGGGATTGGGATAATTCTGCTCCAGTTCGAGGTGCTGCGGCAGTGTGGATGGATGGGCGTCCACGCCGGTGCCGGTGGGCCGGAAACCCGCCCGTTCCAGGCCGCGGCGGATATCGGCGTTTTTCATGAAGGTCTTCCAGACCCGGCCGCTGCGATAGTTTTCGATCATCAGGGCGATCGGACCCTGATCGATGCCGATCACGTCGGTGTCCCACCAGTTTCTGGTGAGGTTGAAGGCGTCACGGAATCCGTAGGCACCCCAAAGGTTCTGGCGAAAGGCATCGTAAAAGTAGTGCAGCGTCGGCAAACAGATCTCCGGCGCGAAGGGGAGGGAGCCGCCTGCAGCTGTCGGGGCGATGGTACCATCATCCTCCTGGGGCGGCGGCGCGCCATGCGCCGCATAGCCGTCCGGCCCGTCGCTGGCCGTCAAGCCCCAGACCTGAGCGCTGTACCCTTTCCAGCCCTTGGGATTAGCGATGCAGTAAGCCTGCTGGGCCAGGGTGGCGCGGCGGGAGTTCTCGAAATAGTCAATCCCCTTGTTGCGCATATAGTCATCCTGGATTCCGCGGAAATCGATCCAGCAATGAGAGTATTGGTGGCCGAAAAGAGGCGGGAAAATGATATAGGTCTGGCCATACTGGGTCGACCAGTTGTAGCCCCCGCACCAAGCCTTCCAGACGGAAACCGGCAGGGGATGGGTGGGCGAGCCCAGACCCAGAATATACATGATCATCATTTCGTTATAGCCGCTCCACCAGCCGCTGCCGAAGCCGCTCTCCGGCGACCACTGGGTGGTTAGCCCAGGCTGGTAATTGCGCATCCACTGCCAGTCGGTGCGGTGGTAGATCGAATCGGCCAGGGCGCGGATTTCGATCGCCTCCGGCTCCTCGCCGCTGAAATATTCGCGGCTGTAAATAATACCCGCCAGCAGCAAGGCGGAATCTATATCCGAGAGCTCGGTGGTGCCATCGCGCAGCCCGGTTTGCATGTTGAGGAAATGGTAGTAAAAACCCTTGTAGCCGCAATACCCCCGCGCGTCTCGCCCCTGCGGCTTGCTCCAGAGGGTCTTCAGAGTGGTGAGCACCCGCTGCCGGCCCTTGTCGGCGGGGATCCAGCCGCGGTCGATGCCGATGCAAATGGCAGTGAGACCGAAGCCTACGGAAGCAATGCTGCAGGCGCTCCAGGAGGCGCTGCGATCCTTGATCAAACCGTTGCTGCTGTTGGCTTCGACCCAGAAGAAATTGACGGCCGAACGCTGAAGCAGATCGAGGAAGACGGAATCTTCCACCGCGCCAGAGGTCGTGCGCTCCGGCTGCACCTGGCCGTTGGCCGGGAGGCCCCACAGGAGCGCCAGCAACAAGAGTAAAATTCTTGATTTCATTTTTCCTCGCTCATTTCATGACCACATCCACCTGGTGCACCGTTCCCGGCGGGAAGGGCGGTAGGAGACAGCGGCCATCCGCCTGACGCTCCCTGAAGGGCTGGCCGTCGAGCTCGATCTCCAGCGTGCCCTTCTCCAGTGCATGGGGATTCCGCACGTTGATCTGGTAGTCCGCGCCGCGGAAACGGCGCCGCACGGTGAAGGTTTCCCATGCCGGCGGGATGCAGGGATCGATCATCAGGCCATCGTGCATGGCGCGCAAGCCGAGGATGCCCTCCAGTGCAGCGCGGAAGAGCCAGGCCGCCGAACCGGTATACCAGCTCCAGCCGCCGCGGCCGAAATGCGGAGATGCGGGGCCGTCGACGTTTCCGGGGGTGACATAGGGCTCGGATTGATAGAGATCGGGGTCCATGCCGCGCAGGATGGGATTGATCCGGCAATACATCGCATAGGCCTGCGCGCCCCGTCCCATCAGGGCCTCGGCGAGGACCGCCCAGGCGCCGGCATGGGTGTAAAGCCCGCCGTTTTCGCGGCGGCCCGGCGCATAGCGCGACAGATAGCCGATGTCGGGATCGACACGGGTGTAGGCCGGGGAAAAGAGTATGGGGCCATACTCGCGGTCGAGATGGGCTTCGACCGCCTGCATCGCCTGCGCGGCGCGTTCGCTCGAGGCAGTCCCGCCAATCACCGCCCAGGTCTGGGCGTTGAGAAAGATCTTGCCTTCCGCGCAAGCGGCGCTGCCCACTTTTTCGCCCGAATCCTTGGTCGCCCGCCAGTACCACGCCCCGTCCCATCCGTATGCTTCGACGGCCGCCCGCAGCTGGTCCGCTGCCTGGCTGCAAAAGGCCAGCTCGTCCTGAAGGCCGGCGCGCGGGGCGATCTCCGCCCATTCACACAGAATCCGGTGGAGAAAATGGCCCATCCAGATCGACTCTCCCTTCATCCCGGTGCCGACGGCGTTGAGGCCGTCGTTCCAGTCATGGGCGCCGATCAGGGGCAACCCGCGGTCGCTGCGCCAGGCCAGGCCGCGCTTGAGGG carries:
- a CDS encoding ABC transporter permease; its protein translation is MKSTGFPGQRLAHFFVHLARFGRFTASTFGFFFTAAFRGRRIRWGSAMTQMVRMGVDSLPIVGTIAFFVGLIIAMQSAHQLEQFGAAIYVADLVGVSITRELGPLITAILVAGRCGSAITAEIGSMKVAEELDALAVMALNPVGFLVVPRTLALMITLPCLTVIADLLGIFGGLVLAVTTLDIPFIAYYNETIRAVVLADFLTGLFKSLIFGLIIVLIGAYQGFNVSGGAEGVGKATTASVVSSIFLIILADLLFTALFYSTF
- a CDS encoding ATP-binding protein, with protein sequence MGIKRRVARLYFTLKQLGPRWLPGRCVRITITSDPVFLRILRAAIDEIAVLAGFTRKEGAKIILAVDEACSNVIRHAYHNIGGQPIYVTCRITPIKLEIVIIDLGEPADIKSIKPRPLDELRPGGLGVHIIRTVMDEVHYENLSRIGNRLIMAKFLPREERAS
- a CDS encoding STAS domain-containing protein, encoding MSLHLDTEQMGNVAVMNICGDVDLYSSPQLRKEILKLVSARDVRLVVNLDRVSYMDSSGLATLIEGLQHLNRNNGRMAVTGLRDAVKEVFELTRLDTVFTIYPDPPTAMKWITS
- the polA gene encoding DNA polymerase I codes for the protein MPNSAGRKRLFLIDGAALAYRTYFAFARTPLVNSRGEHVSVIFGFARVLLNLLEQEKPDLVAVVFDSPEPTFRHEMYAEYKAQRQHMPEDMADQLPRLEELLEALDIPLIRKPGFEADDIMGTLARRAATQGLETVLVTGDKDLMQLVDDHTLVYYPHRAGEKIEWLDSAAVTEKMGVPPSQIIDYLALCGDASDNIPGVPGIGPVGALALLKQYGSLGALLNQAEQIEAKKHRVLLQEHADLARLSQTLATIHCDVPLDITVESLAARPVPAEKAAAFFRKMDLPSLADKFSSRAAADHHYHLVMDRAGMEALAERLQQSGAFAFDTETTSIDPMRADLVGLSFSCAEGEAWYVPVKGPEDLAAAHRPLALQEVLAILRPVLTNPDLRKSGHNAKYDLIVLARNGIEVAGLACDTMVADYLINPSGFQHNLDSASLEHLGLKKIPTTQLLGTGKNQRTMDQVPIEQVAEYACEDADYTWRLEQVMMPKIEALGLRPLFDDVEVPLIHVLVVMERNGVALDEQHLAAMSKELEQELGVIENSIYELAGHAFNINSPKQLGEILFNELKLPSARKTKTGFSTDVGVLEELAGKHPLPQRILDYRQLAKLKSTYVDALPRLINPATGRVHTSYNQTVAATGRLSSTEPNLQNIPIRTEVGRRIRRAFIPGDREHLILDADYSQIELRIMAHLSGDKTLRDSFLADEDVHARTASLVFKVAQDEVTPEQRRRAKEVNFGIMYGMGAYGLAQRLGLANDEAEQFILAYFASYPGVQEYMLRTVREARQNGYVTTLLGRRRMVPDIASDNRRIREFAERTAINTPIQGSAADLIKVAMIRIQNRLEQEKCAARMIMQVHDELVFEVPRDEIEAVRALVRAEMEGAIKLEVPVKVETGVGNNWLEAH